The stretch of DNA CGATGCCGGCTTTGTTTTAATTTTAGAATGGATGTGGTGGCGCGCCTTGCGGAGGCTAAAGGGTTTGACGCGTTTTCAACCACCCTCCTCTATAGCCGATTCCAAAAACATGATTTACTGAAAACAGCGTGTGAAGCCATTTCGGAAAATCATCGCATACCTTTCATTTACAGAGACTGGAGAACCGGATGGAATGAAGGAGTGAAGAGATATCGAAAGCTCGGTTTTTATCGCCAGAAATATTGCGGTTGTCTTTACAGTGAGAAAGAAAGGGCAAAAAAGATCATGTAAGTTTAAAAAATAGACGAAGGGGTCTTTTCTGGAAATTGGCCTGTTGCCTACTTGCCTCAAGGTGAGTTATAACTATAGTTCGTCACCTTCCAGGGTTGTGGGAAATGGCCTATGTCTTTATTGAAAACATGCGGTGGGCGTAACAGAAGTGTTGTTCCCGTTCTTTTGGTAATATGTCTGGTGTTGATTCAGACAAGTTCCGTCTACCCCGAATCTCCTATCGAAATAAAGAAGAGTGTTGAGGGATTCCACAGACCGTGGATCATGATCGGGCTTTCTCCCGATGGATGTTCAGGCGGCTGTCGCAGGCTTCGTTCAGTAATTACGGAGTTGAGCAAAAACAGTAATGTAGTTACTCTGGACTTTAGGACCGCCACATTTGAAATAATTTCCGATCTTGACCCTGAATTTATCGTCTTGAGTCCGCAGGGAACTCCCTGGTGTCGTTACACGGGAACCACAGGTGTAGCGTTGCAAAATTTTCTATGGTTGGTTCCCCGCGTGGTGGACGAGTTGGACATCCCCATTCTGGGAGTATGCGGAGGGCATCAGGCTATTGCGCTAGCCTTCGGAGGAAAAGTCGGGCCAATTCGGGCTGGAGAAGATGATTGCATGCCTTATACTCGGGATCGCCAATCTGGGGTTACCAGGTTGAACCAGGATACGAAAGATCCCATTTTTGTGGGACTGGATAATCAGATCAACATAGTTGAGAGCCACTATGATGAGGTCAAAGCTCTTCCTCCCGGATTCGTGCTTTTGGCCTCGGACAAAACGAGTCGCAATCAGATCATCAGACATCCGTATAAACCCATTTATGGAATTCAGGGGCATCCGGAAAGCTTTTTTGGATCCAGACCCGATGGAGGATTCCTAATAAGAAATTTTTTACATATAGCTTCAACCTACAATGAAAATGTGCGTTGGCTTCAAAAAAATTCGAATATACAGTTATCTCTAAAAAAACTTGATTAGATACATTAATGGCATCTATGGATTCTCCTTTGTTGGGAATTCGCGGATGTTAACGCGGGCGACATACATTGGTCGCTTTTGATTCTAAACACGGAGGTTGCCTATGGGCGATGAAGATCAGAAGATTCTAGTCGTAGGTGGTGGCATAAGCGGGATGACAGTCGCTATCGAAGCCGCCGAAACAGGCGCTAACGTGGTCATAGTGGAACGGAATCCGTATTTGGGAGGCCGAGTGGCTCAACTGAATCAGTACTTCCCTAAACTGTGCCCACCAACATGTGGTCTTGAAATCAATTTTAGAAGAATCAAGAACAATCCCAACATTTCCTTATTTACTCTGGCTGAAATCAAGTCAATATCCGGCCAAGCCGGAGACTATACAGTCACAGTTCAGATTAACCCCAGATATGTTAACGATAATTGTACAGCTTGCGGCAAATGCGCAGAAGCTTGCGACACTAGCGTTCCTAACACGGTCAATTACGGTATGGATTCCATGAAGGCGGCTTACCTGCCTCATCAGATGGCATATCCATTCAAGTATGTTCTGGCTCCTGAAATTATTGGAACCGATGAAGCGGCAAAATGCCTCGAAGCTTGCCCCTACAACGCGATTGATTTGAGTATGAAACCCGAGACCATCAGTCTGAAAGTCGGGGCAATCGTTTGGGCGACCGGATGGGATCCCTATGAAGTGGAAAAGGTGGATTACCTGGGTTTCGGACGTTTCCCCGACGTTGTGACGAGCGTGATGTTCGAAAGGCTTGCTGCGTTTAACGGTCCTACAAGCGGGAAGATACTCCGACCGTCTGATGGGAAGGAAGTCAAGAGCGTCGCTTTTATCCAGTGCGCAGGCTCCAGAGACGAAAATCATCTGGCCTACTGCTCCGGTATTTGTTGTCTCGCTTCCTTAAAACAATCGACCTACATTCGGGAGAGGGTACCTGACAGCAAGGCTTTTATATATTACATCGATATTCGAGCCATGGGAAAGTACGAAGATTTCTATACAAAAGTTCAGCAGGATGAAAACCTTTCCCTGATCAAGAGTAAAATCGCCCGGGTTTCCGAAGATAAGGAGACTGGAGGTCTACTCGTTGAAGGTGAAGATGTCGGCGCCGGATCGAAGGTGCGCCAGGTAGTGGATTTGGTTGTGCTTGCTGTCGGTATGAGGCCCGGAACTTCGAAGATCAAGCCTGAACTGGACATGAATTATGATGACTTCGGATTCGTGACTGGTTCGGGAGAATCCGGAATCATCCCGGCAGGATGTGTCAAAGCGCCGATGGAGGTCGCGGCGTCTGTCCAGGATGCCACTGCCGCGGCTCTAAAGGCGATTCAAGTGGCGGTGCGGAGGTAACCCATATGGATCAGAATCTTGGTGTTTATATATGTTCAGGCTGCGGAATAGGTGAAGCTATCGATGTCGACGCATTGGCCGGTGTAATTGGAGAATTTACCGTGGCCAAAACTGCGACCCATCCATGTTTGTGCGGTTCTGAGGGCGCTCAGATCATTAGAGATGATATAGCGTCCGGGGCAGTCAATTCAGTAATTATAGCGGCGTGCTCAGGACGCGTAAAATCAGACGTATTCGCTTTTGATCCGATGCAAACCATACTGGAAAGAGTGAATCTGCGTGAACACGTCGCGTGGTGTCAACCCGCTGGCCATGAAGATACTCAGGCCATGGCCGAAGATTATCTCCGCATGGGCATTGTCCGAGTGGAGAAATCTACCTTGCCTACTCCCTTTCTCGAAGCGCTTGACAAAACCATCTTAGTCGTCGGCGGCGGAGTAGCTGGGATGCAGGCGGCTCTTGACGCGGCCAATGCGGGCTATAGTGTGAAACTGGTCGAGAAAGAGCCGGAACTTGGCGGCCATATGGCGAAATGGAACAAGAATACTCCCACAATTCCTCCGTACCAGGAAATTGAAGATATCGATCTTTCCACCAGGATTGATCAGATAATGAACAACCAGAATATTCAGGTATTCAAGAACGCGGAGATCGAAAAGATTTCAGGCGCTCCAGGAATGTTCGACGTCACATTAAAGAATGGCGCCGGATCTATGAAAATTGGATCTATAGTGCTTGCAGCAGGTTGGAAGCCCTACGACGCCACAAAGCTGGAAAACCTCGGATTTCAAAAATTCCCCGATGTCGTGACAAACGTGCAGGTCGAGGAAATGGCGAAATCCGGTTCACTGGCTTGCCCATCGGATGGTTCTTCCCCTTCCGCTGTCGCATTCATCCAGTGCGCAGGTTCACGCGATCAGGATCATCTGCCCTATTGTAGCGCTGTATGCTGCCGAGTCTCTCTAAAACAGGCTTTGTATTTCAAGGAACAAAATGAGGAAACCAAGGTTGTTGTTTTCTACAAAGACATGAGAACCCCCGAACAAGCCGAGGAATTTTACAAAAAGGTCCAGAAGGACGGGGTAATCTTCGTGAAAACCGACACCTCAAAAATTTCCATGAGTGAAGGTTCGGAGAAGAAACTTTCCATAGAAGCCATTGATGAGCTTCTAGGCGAACCTATAATGATGGAATTCGATATGGTAGTTCTAGCCACTGGTATGCAGCCCGCTGTTCTGGACAACCCAATACTTAATCTTGAGTATCGACAGGGCCCGGCATTACCTGAGCTAAAATACGGCTTTCCGGATTCCCACTTCGTATGTTTCCCATATGAAACCAGAAGAACAGGCATATATACCGCTGGTTGCGTACGACAACCAATGACGGCTACCAGATCCTCGAGTGACGGTACCGGGGCCGCTTTGAAGGCCATTCAATGTGTTGAGCTATCAGCTCAAGGCAAGGCGGTTCATCCCAGAGCGGGGGATTTGTCTTATCCCAATTTGTTTATCCAGAGGTGCACCCAGTGCAAACGTTGTACAGAAGAATGTCCTTTCGGTATGTATAACGAGGACATCAAGGGGACACCCCTGCCCCACCCCACCAGATGCAGACGATGCGCCATCTGCATGGGTTCTTGCCCGGAGAGGATTATATCCTTCAACAATTATTCCGTTGACATGATCGGCTCTATGATCAAATCGATCAATGTTCCGGAAGAATATGATGAAAAACCCAGGATTTTAGGATTAATTTGTGAAAATGACGCCTTCCCGGCTGTTGATATGGTAGGGTTGAACAAGCTTCAATATCCTCCATGGGTTCGCTTCATCCCTTTGCGCTGTCTCGGATCTATAAATCTCGTGTGGATTGCGGACGCCCTGTCCAAGGGTATTGATGGCATTGTCCTGTTCGGATGTAAATATGGGGATGACTATCAGTGTCATTTTATTCAGGGAAGCGAACTCGCCAATACCAGGATGAGCAAGGTCAAGGAAACTCTTGACCGCCTGGTCCTTGAATCTGACCGCATCAGACTGGAACAACTGTCGATCGATGACTACTACAGGATTCCTCAAATCCTTGAAGAATTTTCAGCGAGACTCGAGGAACTCGGGCCCAACCCATACAAAGGTTTCTAAACGAAGGACGTGAAATGGAAACTAAAATACCATTCCTAGAAGTCAGTGACGCTATAGTAATGTCAGGGGCGGAAACGCTATACTGGTGCATGCAGTGCGGACTTTGCACCGGATCCTGTCCGTGGAGGCTAGTGTCCGGAGAAGCCTCTGAACAGTTCAACATCAGATTAGTTCAACGTATGGGACAACTGGGCCTTGAAGGGTTTGAGTCGGAAAACTGCCTATTTGCTTGTACAACCTGCCGAACTTGCGCCGACAGGTGTCCACGTGGTGTTGACATAATCGGCAATGTCAGAGGTATGAGAAGTATGCTTGCCGAGGTTGGCACAATTCCCCCAAGCTTGAAGCCAATCGTGGGAAGTCTCCATTCCCAAGGCAATCCATGGTCAGGTCCGAGGGAAAAGCGAACAGAATGGACCGAGGGGCTCGATATTCCAAGTTTTTCCGAGGATACCGAGTATTTGCTTTTTGTGTGCTGTACATCCTGCTACGACATCAGGAGCCGTAAAATAGCAAAAGCCGTGGTGAAATCGCTTAGAGCGGCTGGTGTCAGTTTCGGAATAATCGGAGCTGAAGAGAGTTGCTGCGGTGAATCCATCAGAAAGGTCGGCGACGAGGCCCTTTTTCAAAAGCTCGCCGAATCAAATATCAATCTCTACAACAATAAGGGTGTAAAGAAAATAATAGTGACTTCACCACACTGTCTCTACACATTCAAGAATGAATATCCGGAGCTTGGTGGAAAATGGGAAGTCTATCATTACACAGAGATTCTTGCCGAAGCGCTAAAATCCGGTAAGTTGAAACCAGCGGGAGAGCCTACCGGACCTGTGGCCCTGCATGACCCATGTTATCTTGGCAGGCACAACGATATTTATGATCAACCGAGGGAACTCATCGAAGGACTGCCAGGGGCTGAGGTTCGAGAGTTGTCAAGAAATCGCAAGAACAGCTTGTGTTGCGGCGGCGGTGGCGGACGCGTGTGGATGGAAACCAAGGCTGGCGAGCGTTTCGCTGAACTTCGTATCTCTGAAGCTTTGGAAGCGGGGGCCGAGACTTTAGTTACAGCATGCCCCTACTGTATAACGATGTTGGAAGATTCCTGTAACGTTATGGGGAAAGCGGATCAGCTTAAAGTTATGGATCTGTCGGAACTTGTAGCGGAAAAGATATAAACATTCGCGAAAAGACCATGAGTTGTCGATGGAGGGACCGTAGTAACACGGGCCCTCCTTTTTTTGTCCCGTGTCAACTATTCTGAGATTGCCATGCGTTTGCTCTAGCGCCTCTGTCAGCAGTCTGTTTGAGCATCCGTATTACTTCTGCCATATCCGCGGGTAGCCCAGAGGAAAACTGCAATTCATTTTCAGTAATGGGGTGTTTGAACGCTAGAAAAGCCGCATGAAGAGCCTGTCTTTTCAGAATCATCCGTATCTGATTGAGAAGAGGATCTGTGTTTTTTTGTTTCCTGGATCCTACGCCATAAACCCCGTCCCCTAGGACAGGCAAACCTATTGAAGCCAGATGTACTCGAATCTGGTGGGTTCTTCCCGTTTGAGGACGAATCTCCATCAAACAGACTCCTTCATATCTCTCTTTCACACTCCAACAGGTAATGGCTGTTCTACCTTTCCGTGTCACCGTAGAAATTTTCTTGCGGTCGGACCGGCTTCTCCCAAGTTCCCTGTCAACAATCCCGGTTTCCGAATTAGGAGCGCCGCGAACCAAAGCCATGTAGATTCGTCCGGTCGAATGGCGCCTGAACTGTTCTGAAAGGCCCTCATAAGCTGCTTGAGTCTTCGCGACAACCATCACTCCAGAAGTGTCCTTATCGAGTCGATGGACAATCCCCCAACGTCCAGACTCTCCTACTCCGATCATCTCCGGCCTAGACTTGACCAGTATTTCCATGAGCGTAGGAGCCTCTTTGCCTGCCCCAGGATGGACGATGAGTCCCGGAGGTTTATCCAGGACTATCATGTCATCGTCCTCAAAAATGATTGTCGGTTCTGGCCCTGCGTCAAATGTTATTGCGGTATTCTCATCTTTGTCCGGAATTTTGATCAGAATAGCTTGTCCCGGTCTTATGATCGTTGACGGTCTTATCTTCTCGGCGTCCACCAAAATCTGCCCGGTTCTTATCATTCGGGATAAAGAGGATCGGGTCAGCTTTCCAGTTAACAGATCGGCTAACAACTTGTCGGCTCTGGAAGGGGCAGCGGTTTGAGGCACAATCAAATCTTGAGAAACACTAAGGAATTCATCAGGCGTTGTCTTCAATTTTCTCCGTATTGGCGAGAGCAAAATCTACCACGAACTCCGAGCCACCATTTTCAGGACAGTCAACATAATTCCTGCAATTTGAGCATGACTCCACTACGTCTGAAGATTCGACACCTTTTTCAGTCAGATATCTGCAACGGTTACTGAAAAAGGACAATCTAAATCCATACAGTTCTGAAAACATCTTGATTCTGAGAAGATCTATTCCTTTACCGCCGGCGTTAAAAGAATAGGGTCTGCGACTCGAATAGTTATCAGTGTCCTGCACTGGGTAAAACCCCTCGAAGATAAGCTCCTTGTCTTTGTCAGGTATTCCAACTCCCTTATCCTTAACCGTCAGAAGGTAACGGCCTCCCTTGATTCTCCCAAGGACGTCCACTTTACCTCCATCAGGCGTAGCCTCAATCGCGTTTCTGATCAGGCCCTCCATGATAGCCTGAAGCACGTGAGTAGGAATCAACAGCCTACCTTGTTCCAGGTTAAAGTTGATTGCAACCTTACGCTTTTGCTCATCTGCCTTTTGTTGGATAAATTGGGACATTGACCGGCCAAAGTTCTGTATGTCGATCAAATCGAGTTTATCGTGCCTTGTTGGAAATGTTTTTTCCAGCCATTTGTGAATAACAGTCGCTGCGTTCTTGATTTCTGGTGTCCATTCCGACTGTACATCCATGAGATCCAAGGCTGACTGAAGAAAGCCCGTTATGTATCGTTTTTCCCAGGAATAGCCTGTCATCACTATGCTTTCAACTTGAGATTCCAGTCGACTAAGACTTTGAAGATGACGATTTATCCTAGCCAGAGCGTTGTCAAAGTCTGAAATTCCTTTTTCCAGGAATTTCTTCTCCATATTGATCAGGGTGCCGCGTATAATGGCCAGAGGGGTTCGCAGTTCGTGAGATAAGTGGTTGAGGACCTTGGTTTTAACACGGTTCATATTCTCAAGGTCATGGTAAGATGTCATCAGTTCTTGAAAGAATGTAGCGTTCTCCACCGCCAGCGCCACTACTCCCGCCAGGGATGAAAGCAATTGAACGTCATCCGCAGAGAATCGGCCATCCTTCTTATTCATTACCACCAGACAGCCAATGGTTTTTTCACGCGTATTAAGAGGGACTATTATCTCATTCCGAATGATCAGACCGGTTCTCTTCTCAAAGGTCTTGAAAAACAGAGGATTCTCGTTTGGATCATTTATTAGGGCCGCTTCACCCGATTGAAAAACCTGTCCACTTATGCTGCCTTCAATCGGGAGCCTCAAATCTACCCCCTTGGCATTTATCAGGCCCTTGTTATCTTGCACTTCCCTCCAGTAGAGATCGTTGGCGCCTTCATCATACAGAAGAACTCCTCCAGCTTCTGTTTCCATGGCGCTTCTAAGGTCACTAATGATAACCTCGAGTAGATGATCAAGATCCATGGTGGTCGCGAGAGCCATACTAGAGCGATACAATATTTCAAGAGCATCGCGAGACTGTTTGAGTTTCTTGTAAAATGTAGCGTTGTCTACCGCCAGGGCGACACTTGACGCCATCGAACTTAAGAGGGCTTCATCCTGTTCGGTGAAATCGCCACCAATTTTGTTCATTGCCATCAAGACACCGATGGTCTTTTCAGGAGATCGAAGCGGAACTTGCAAGACCTTGCGGATCTCGAAACCACTTTTTTCTGAAATTCCTGGATAATATCGGGGATCTTTGGATGTATCATTAACGATAGCTGATTTGTTGTTCTGAAAAACCCAGCCGGCGATGCTTCTGTCCATCGGGAATCTTAAGACTTCCGTCTGATGCGCCAGTATTTTTCGGGCGTCCTTTACTTGCCGCCAGTAAAGATCTCCCCTGTTTTCGTCGTAGAGGAGCACACCGCTCCCTTCGGTGAGAAGCGCCTTGTTAACTTCATCTATAACGATCAGCAATAGTTGATCCAAATCCACTGTAGAGGCAAGGGCTTGGGATACATTACATAAAACAGCCAGGTCAAAGAGTTCATGATGTTCCTGATCCATTGCAGTATCTATTAGCTGACCGGTCAGACGTTCTAACTCCTGTACTCTTCGTTCTAATTCCTCATACGTGGGTTTTCGCATGAATCGGTCTCCTGTGCCTCAAAACGCCGGAACTAATACAAACCAAATAACCAGCCTGGAAATTTTATATTCTTGCGGCTGATCTACATATATCTCTAAAATTGTTTACCCCGGTAAAAAACTCTCTCATCATTACCACCCACAAATAAAGTCCTTTACGCGTTAAAAAAAGCATTCTACCACTATTACGTATGGCGCCGACAAGTCTAAAACCAAAAAGTTCTTTCCACAATATCTTGGAAAAAGCACCTTCAAAGAGTTTTTCCGCCTTTTCCAGATCTAAAGAGGCTCCAAACAGAGTCATCATGAAATAATACCTGGCTTGCTCAAGAGAATTGAATCCTTTCCTCGCCATTAAAGGAAATTTGCCGGCTCTTACGCGGTCTATGTAGTCGGGAATTGAAAAAGTATTGGCGAAGCATGTACCATGAACATAGCCGAAAGATCCACTGCCAACCCCAACATATTCATCATAATTGACTATATATTCATCAATCATGGTCTTTTTTCTTGAGAAACACCATGCCGTTCCGGTTGAGTATTCATCACTCAGCGAATCATATATTTCGTTATAAAAAGTCTTCTCCTGCCGATAACTTATTGATCCGAATCGTTTTGCAAGCTCGCTCCTGGTAATGTCCGAAACCATTAGGGGATAGAAGGTGGCCTGATCCGCTTTCATTTCCTTTATGATTGAAACATCATTTCTGAGCATTTTAATAGTCTGAGTAGGGAAATTGAATATCATGTCTATGTTCAACGTATCGAACCTACCCAGAATTCCTGTCAGTTTTTGTATGATTTCATTTCCTGAGCCGTATTTGTGATATCTACTCATCTGCTGGAGCATTGAGTCATCAAAACTTTGGACCCCGACAGACAACCGGTTAACCCCCGAATCAAGGAGGATACTCACTATCTCTTCGGTCAAGTGGTTTGGATTAGTTTCGATGGAAACTTCCTGCACACTAAAATCTTTTCTAAGTTTGTTTAACAGGGAGTTAATTTCTTTGGGCATCACGGTTGGAGTCCCGCCTCCGATGTATACGGATCTAAAGTCAAATCCCAGATCCTTGTACATCTCGATCTCCAACTCCAAGGCCTTGAAATATTCGACTGCGAGTTCTTCTTGGAAAACGTATCTGTTGAAAGAGCAGTAAGGGCATAGTTCCTCGCAAAACGGGATATGTATGTAAATCAGGTAGTTGCAGTCAGCCATAGGGACCGGCGGGATCAAATCCTCAAATTCGTTGAAACTGAGGCTATGTGCAAAATTGTACTTCAGATATTTAGTAAGAGCGGCTTCTAGTATCATCCTATGCCTATTTCCTTTTTAATATACGCTACCGGGGGAACCCTTATGATAAGAGCTAGGTTTTTTACGCATTATAGCAAACAAGCCCATTCCCACAAGGAATCCTCCTATATGAGCCCAGTAAGCGACTCCTCCCGAATCCGGGCTTCCAATCTGAGAAGCGCCCCCAACGAACTGGAAAACAAACCAGAACAGCAAGAAAATGAAAGCGGGTATTTCTATGAAACGGATTATTATGAAAATTATGAGCAGTGTATGAATCCTCGCATGCGGAAAACCAAGAAGGTAAGCTCCCAGCACTCCGGAAATAGCTCCGCTCGCGCCGATCATAGGAATTTTCGACATTGGACTAAAAATGATCTGGAGTAGGCCTGATCCTACGCCACAGAGAATGTAGAATATGAGATAACGAATCCGTCCTAAACGGTCCTCTACGTTGTCTCCGAATATCCACAAAAACCACATGTTGCCCAAGATATGCAGCCAGCCCGCATGTAAGAACATCGAAGTAAACATAGGCGCCACCGCATTGTTCCATACACCTCCCGGTAATACCGTTGAAAACAGGAACCTGTATGGAATGAGACCAAAGTGGGTAGCGACCATGTCCGCTCCGCGCGCCCCAAGTGACGCCTCGTAAAACCACACGCAAGAATTCACGCCTATTATTGAAGCAGTTACTATTGGAAAGGCGCCGGACGGTTCACTATCTCTCAGGGGGATCATGAGGGTCTCTAATAATAGGGTCCAACGGGTCGGGCCATGGAATCACCCTATACGAATGATTCCATGTCTGAAAACTTTTTACGATCTACTCAACGACACGTCTGAAACCATGCTCAACAGCATCTAGTGTTTCTTCAAGCGTGGAGACGACAGGGACAAAATAGGGCCTATGATTTGCTCAAAAGCCTTAGACGTCGGAGAGGCGGGATACTCAGTTACGAAGGGTTTTCCATCATCAGAAGCGGTGACGACTCTAGGATCGATCGGAACTGCGCCCAAAAAACGGAATCCCGTTTCCCTGGCCAGTTTCTCACCACCGCCAGTTTTGAACAACGGATGACTTGCTCCACACGTAGGGCACACAAAGCCGCTCATATTCTCTATGATGCCAAAAATCGGCATTCCAAGACTCTTACAGAAATTTATTGATTTCCTGACATCCCTGATAGCGACTTTTTGTGGAGTGGTCACTATTATCGCTTGGGATCTCGGAGGAGCCATCTGACAAATGGATAGCGGCTCATCACCTGTCCCAGGGGGAGCGTCCACAATCAAGAAATCAAGGTGTCCCCAGTCAACTTCCGATAGGAATTCGTGGATCATTCTGTGTTTCATGGGGCCACGCCATATGACGGCCTGATCTTTGTTTTCACGAATTATGAACTCAATGGACATAACTTTGAGATTCTTTGCTATCTTTATTGGTTCGAGTCCTTTCCCTGTGCCTTGCTCTACTTCCGCCCCTTCCAAGCCAAGCAATGTCGGCACACTCGGACCATGAAAATCAATATCCAAAAGCCCGACTTCTTTATCCGCAGCGGCTAGAGCGGCAGCTAAGTTAACCGCCACGGTACTCTTGCCGACTCCGCCTTTTCCCGAGAGAACGAGGAGGGTATTATCAATTCTGGTAAGGGTATCGGCCAATTTCAAATCTTCTCGAAGTTCTTCAATCTGCTCTTTGGTCAAAGGCGCTTTCTTTTTTTCCAGCATACTGTTTCTCCTACCAATGGACCTACGAGATCCCTATGCTTTCAAGTAGCTTTCTTGATTTCACTCGATGCACATCCGTTCCAACTTCTTTTGGACTCATACCAAGAGACAATCCAATTAGCTGGGTTAAGTAGAACGTGGGAACCTTGACAAGGTCCTTAAATTTTCTGGATAAGGCAATCTGT from Desulfomonilaceae bacterium encodes:
- a CDS encoding coproporphyrinogen III oxidase family protein yields the protein MILEAALTKYLKYNFAHSLSFNEFEDLIPPVPMADCNYLIYIHIPFCEELCPYCSFNRYVFQEELAVEYFKALELEIEMYKDLGFDFRSVYIGGGTPTVMPKEINSLLNKLRKDFSVQEVSIETNPNHLTEEIVSILLDSGVNRLSVGVQSFDDSMLQQMSRYHKYGSGNEIIQKLTGILGRFDTLNIDMIFNFPTQTIKMLRNDVSIIKEMKADQATFYPLMVSDITRSELAKRFGSISYRQEKTFYNEIYDSLSDEYSTGTAWCFSRKKTMIDEYIVNYDEYVGVGSGSFGYVHGTCFANTFSIPDYIDRVRAGKFPLMARKGFNSLEQARYYFMMTLFGASLDLEKAEKLFEGAFSKILWKELFGFRLVGAIRNSGRMLFLTRKGLYLWVVMMREFFTGVNNFRDICRSAARI
- a CDS encoding Mrp/NBP35 family ATP-binding protein, yielding MLEKKKAPLTKEQIEELREDLKLADTLTRIDNTLLVLSGKGGVGKSTVAVNLAAALAAADKEVGLLDIDFHGPSVPTLLGLEGAEVEQGTGKGLEPIKIAKNLKVMSIEFIIRENKDQAVIWRGPMKHRMIHEFLSEVDWGHLDFLIVDAPPGTGDEPLSICQMAPPRSQAIIVTTPQKVAIRDVRKSINFCKSLGMPIFGIIENMSGFVCPTCGASHPLFKTGGGEKLARETGFRFLGAVPIDPRVVTASDDGKPFVTEYPASPTSKAFEQIIGPILSLSSPRLKKH
- a CDS encoding rhomboid family intramembrane serine protease, producing the protein MIPLRDSEPSGAFPIVTASIIGVNSCVWFYEASLGARGADMVATHFGLIPYRFLFSTVLPGGVWNNAVAPMFTSMFLHAGWLHILGNMWFLWIFGDNVEDRLGRIRYLIFYILCGVGSGLLQIIFSPMSKIPMIGASGAISGVLGAYLLGFPHARIHTLLIIFIIIRFIEIPAFIFLLFWFVFQFVGGASQIGSPDSGGVAYWAHIGGFLVGMGLFAIMRKKPSSYHKGSPGSVY